The genome window TGACTCGCAGAGCGGATGCCGCCGGAGGCGGGCGCGTGATCGTGCATGCTTCCAGGCTAGACGGGCGATCGTGCCGCTCGGCGGGTCTGCGCGCAGTCGGGAATGGTGATGATTCTCAGTAGCCGCGCCCTTCAGCGCGCTCGGGTGTACTCGAGCACGACGCAGCCGTTGTCGAACGAGCGCATCCGATCGAGGCCGAACTGCGTCGGGGCGAAGGGGTGGCTCGTCATCGGGATGCCGGACCCCGCGATCACCGGGTACTTCTTGACGATCAGCCTGTCGATCTCATCGAGGAGTACGCCGGCGAGCACGGCACCGCCAGCCAGGTAGATGCCGAGACCGGGCTCCGCCTTGAGCTCACGCATCCGCGCGACGGGATCCGTGCGGACGATCTCGACGTTCGGCTCGCCCGGGTCGTCCAGCGAGCGGCTGAACACAATGGTGCGCAACTGCGAGTACGGATCGGTGATGCCGGCCTGCAGTGCTGGCTCGTAGGTGCGACGCCCCATCACCACGGTGTCGAAACGAGTGAGCGGCTCGTCGGCGCCTCCCCGATCGGCTCGGACGAATGCGGGCTGGATGTCGGAGAGTTCCGTGCCGAGCAGTTCGGCGAATGCCGGGGTCACCGGATAGAAGTCGACCTCGTCGGCCGGCCCCGCGATGAACCCGTCGAGGGTCACGCCGATGTAGTAGGTGAGTTCTCGCATGTCGACCACAGTAACCACTACGTATGAAGTACGTCAAGAGTAGTGGTTACTGCTCGGTGGGTCAGAGATCGGCGAGCAGCGGCACCAGTTCTGCGAACGCGCGGGCGCGGTGCGACTGCTCCTGCTTCTCGTCGGCCGTGAAGTCGCCCACGGTGCGCTCGGCGCCCTCCGGCTGTCCATCCGGGATGAAGATCGGGTCGTAGCCGAACCCGCCCCCGCCGGATGCCTCGGTGGCCAGGCGCCCCGGCCAGTTCCCCACGACCACGTGCTCGGCTCCCTCGGGCGTCACCAGCGCGATGGTCGAGTTGAAGTGGGCGGTGCGGTGTGGATCCGCGATGTCACGCAGCTGGTCGAGCAGCAGTTCGAGGTTCGCCGCAGCATCCTTCTTCTGCCCCGCCCAGTAGGCGGAGAACACCCCGGGCGATCCTCCGAGCACGTCGACGCAGATGCCGGAGTCGTCGGCGAGGGCCGCGAGACCCGTGTGCAGCGATGCAGCACGCGCCTTGATGAGCGCATTCTCGGCGAAGGTCACACCGTCCTCGACCGGCTCCGGGCCGTCGTATCCGACGACCTCGAGATCGGGGCGCGTGGCCGCGACGATCTGCTGGAACTCCGCGACCTTGTGCGGATTGTGGGTGGCGAGGACGACCTTCATCAGCCCGCGAGCGCCTTCAGCTGCTGATCCTTCAGATCGGCGCAGCCTGCGACGCCGAGTTCGAGAAGCGCATCGAGCTCGCGCTTGTCGAACGGTGCCCCCTCGGCGGTGCCCTGCACCTCGACGAAGAGGCCACGACCGGTCACGACGATGTTCATGTCGGTCTCGGCGCGGACATCCTCGACATATGCGAGATCGAGCATGGGCGCGCCGTCGATGATCCCGACCGAGACGGCGGCGACGGAGTCGAGCAGCGGCGTCGAGTTCTTGCCGATGAACTTCTTCTCCCTGCCCCACTCGATCGCATCCGCCAGGGCCACGTAGGCACCGGTGATCGCGGCGGTGCGCGTTCCGCCGTCGGCCTGCAGCACGTCGCAGTCGATGACGATCGTGTTCTCGCCGAGAGCCTTGGTGTCGACGACGGCGCGCAGGGCTCGGCCGATCAGGCGCGAGATCTCGTGCGTGCGTCCACCG of Microbacterium sp. LWH13-1.2 contains these proteins:
- the rdgB gene encoding RdgB/HAM1 family non-canonical purine NTP pyrophosphatase, whose amino-acid sequence is MKVVLATHNPHKVAEFQQIVAATRPDLEVVGYDGPEPVEDGVTFAENALIKARAASLHTGLAALADDSGICVDVLGGSPGVFSAYWAGQKKDAAANLELLLDQLRDIADPHRTAHFNSTIALVTPEGAEHVVVGNWPGRLATEASGGGGFGYDPIFIPDGQPEGAERTVGDFTADEKQEQSHRARAFAELVPLLADL
- the rph gene encoding ribonuclease PH, with protein sequence MTSIVRADGRSTDQLREITIERGWSSHAEGSALISFGGTKVLCTASFTNGVPRWLTGKGKGWVTAEYSMLPRATNSRNDRESVKGRIGGRTHEISRLIGRALRAVVDTKALGENTIVIDCDVLQADGGTRTAAITGAYVALADAIEWGREKKFIGKNSTPLLDSVAAVSVGIIDGAPMLDLAYVEDVRAETDMNIVVTGRGLFVEVQGTAEGAPFDKRELDALLELGVAGCADLKDQQLKALAG
- a CDS encoding dihydrofolate reductase family protein codes for the protein MRELTYYIGVTLDGFIAGPADEVDFYPVTPAFAELLGTELSDIQPAFVRADRGGADEPLTRFDTVVMGRRTYEPALQAGITDPYSQLRTIVFSRSLDDPGEPNVEIVRTDPVARMRELKAEPGLGIYLAGGAVLAGVLLDEIDRLIVKKYPVIAGSGIPMTSHPFAPTQFGLDRMRSFDNGCVVLEYTRAR